One genomic region from Populus nigra chromosome 8, ddPopNigr1.1, whole genome shotgun sequence encodes:
- the LOC133701900 gene encoding uncharacterized protein LOC133701900, translating into MGTELMRTRWMEYKDMAEEAGSTVSSPRNRVKFLCSYGGNILPRAVDGHLKYIGGETRVIAIPRDITFSEFTKKLSAEFEGDMVLKYQVIPEELDVLVSVKSDEDLKHMLDEYDRHESAGTPKFRAFLFPSNPAAIEKTTPMDPCAPEQRYLDSINGMVRTTANFKLPPINANWSSSSVSASSSPKCTSSEGNTFDSAPHEPTCVNNHLVSRKLLTRVHSSPSLCNLNSPHHQSNNLNNHHLYQHHHHYYPHNQQHHPHGHQPSRPPHEPNRLSPSSLGRPEFGRAPTGIGLHQYYFSRHNFGGGNSSKKGHYDENPYYGFRTADRSGSLPQSPGNRIVE; encoded by the exons ATGGGTACTGAGTTAATGCGAACTCGGTGGATGGAATATAAAGACATGGCGGAGGAAGCTGGTTCTACTGTGTCGTCGCCGAGAAACAGAGTGAAGTTCTTGTGTAGCTATGGCGGAAACATCTTGCCGAGAGCCGTTGATGGCCACCTCAAGTACATCGGCGGTGAGACACGTGTCATTGCCATTCCTCGCGACATCACCTTCTCAG AGTTTACAAAGAAGCTTAGTGCAGAGTTCGAAGGAGACATGGTCCTGAAGTACCAGGTTATACCTGAAGAACTTGACGTTTTGGTGTCTGTAAAAAGTGACGAGGATCTGAAGCATATGCTTGATGAATATGACCGTCATGAAAGCGCAGGAACTCCAAAGTTCCGGGCCTTCTTGTTCCCTTCAAATCCTGCTGCAATAGAAAAAACTACTCCCATGGATCCCTGTGCACCAGAACAACGTTATCTGGATTCTATCAATGGTATGGTTCGTACAACTGCCAATTTTAAACTCCCCCCTATCAACGCAAACTGGTCCTCCTCCAGCGTCTCTGCTAGCTCCTCTCCGAAATGTACTTCTTCAGAAGGCAACACTTTTGATTCCGCGCCTCATGAACCCACCTGTGTGAATAACCATCTTGTTAGTAGAAAGCTATTGACTAGAGTCCATAGCTCTCCAAGTCTATGCAATCTGAACTCCCCCCACCACCAAAGCAATAACCTGAACAATCATCATCTTTATCAGCACCATCACCATTACTATCCACACAACCAGCAACACCATCCTCATGGTCACCAACCTTCAAGACCACCTCATGAACCTAACAGGCTATCACCATCATCACTGGGACGACCTGAATTTGGGAGAGCTCCTACTGGTATTGGCCTCCATCAATACTACTTCAGTAGACACAATTTTGGgggtggaaactccagtaaaaaagGGCACTATGATGAGAACCCTTATTATGGGTTTAGGACAGCTGATAGATCAGGCAGCCTTCCCCAGAGCCCCGGTAATAGAATTGTGGAGTAG
- the LOC133701899 gene encoding stromal 70 kDa heat shock-related protein, chloroplastic-like, which produces MASSTAQIHVLGGGGGIGGTSSIKPRFSFAPRSSVFFGQNLRGTTATSLKHTNNTSRRRYSTAPVRVVNEKVVGIDLGTTNSAVAAMEGGKPTIVTNAEGQRTTPSVVAYTKNGDRLVGQIAKRQAVVNPENTFFSVKRFIGRKMSEVDEESKQVSYRVVRDENGNVKLECPAIGKQFAAEEISAQVLRKLVDDASKFLNDKVTKAVVTVPAYFNDSQRTATKDAGRIAGLEVLRIINEPTAASLAYGFERKNNETILVFDLGGGTFDVSVLEVGDGVFEVLSTSGDTHLGGDDFDKRVVDWLAGDFKRDEGIDLLKDKQALQRLTETAEKAKMELSSLTQTNISLPFITATADGPKHIETTLTRAKFEELCSDLLDRLKTPVENSLRDAKLSFKDLDEVILVGGSTRIPAVQGLVKKLTGKDPNVTVNPDEVVALGAAVQAGVLAGDVSDIVLLDVTPLSIGLETLGGVMTKIIPRNTTLPTSKSEVFSTAADGQTSVEINVLQGEREFVRDNKSLGSFRLDGIPPAPRGVPQIEVKFDIDANGILSVTAIDKGTGKKQDITITGASTLPSDEVERMVSEAERFAKEDKEKRDAIDTKNQADSVVYQTEKQLKELGEKVPAPVKEKVEAKLQELKDAIAGGSTQVMKDAMTALNQEVMQLGQSLYNQPGAAPGAGPAPGGEAGPTDSSSKGPDGDVIDADFTDSK; this is translated from the exons ATGGCTTCTTCAACTGCCCAGATTCACGTTCTTGGCGGCGGCGGCGGAATTGGTGGAACATCTTCGATAAAACCCAGGTTTTCTTTTGCGCCAAGATCATCAGTATTCTTTGGTCAGAACCTTAGAGGAACCACAGCTACTTCCTTAAAACATACAAATAATACTTCAAGAAGAAGGTATAGTACAGCCCCCGTTAGGGTAGTGAATGAGAAAGTAGTTGGGATTGATCTGGGGACCACCAATTCGGCAGTGGCGGCGATGGAAGGAGGGAAACCCACGATAGTTACAAACGCAGAGGGGCAGAGGACTACGCCATCGGTTGTGGCGTATACAAAAAATGGGGATAGGCTCGTGGGGCAGATTGCAAAAAGGCAGGCGGTGGTGAACCCGGAAAACACCTTCTTTTCGGTGAAGAGGTTTATTGGGAGGAAGATGAGTGAAGTCGATGAGGAGTCTAAACAAGTTTCGTATAGGGTTGTGAGGGATGAGAATGGAAATGTGAAATTGGAGTGTCCTGCTATTGGGAAACAGTTTGCTGCTGAGGAGATTTCAGCTCAG GTTTTGAGAAAGCTTGTGGATGATGCTTCAAAGTTTTTGAATGACAAAGTGACCAAAGCAGTTGTTACTGTGCCTGCTTACTTCAACGATTCCCAAAGGACAGCAACAAAGGATGCTGGCCGCATTGCTGGCCTGGAGGTTCTTCGAATCATCAATGAACCGACTGCTGCATCATTAGCATATGGATTTGAAAGGAAGAACAATGAAACCATTCTAGTATTTGACCTCGGTGGTGGTACTTTTGATGTTTCAG TGCTGGAGGTTGGTGATGGAGTCTTCGAAGTGCTTTCTACTTCAGGAGATACACATTTGGGTGGTGATGATTTTGACAAG AGAGTTGTTGATTGGCTTGCTGGTGACTTTAAGAGAGATGAAGGTATTGATCTCTTGAAAGATAAACAAGCACTTCAGCGGCTAACTGAGACAGCTGAGAAAGCTAAGATGGAGCTGTCTTCTTTGACTCAGACAAACATCAG TTTGCCTTTCATCACTGCTACTGCAGATGGCCCCAAGCACATTGAGACCACTCTGACAAGGGCCAAGTTTGAGGAGTTATGCTCTGATCTGCTTGACAG GCTTAAAACCCCAGTTGAGAACTCCTTGAGGGATGCCAAACTGTCTTTTAAGGATCTAGATGAAGTGATCCTTGTCGGTGGATCAACACGAATTCCAGCTGTACAGGGGCTTGTAAAGAAGTTGACCGGGAAGGACCCCAATGTCACTGTCAATCCAGATGAAGTTGTTGCCCTAGGTGCTGCAGTTCAG GCTGGTGTCTTGGCTGGAGATGTCAGTGACATTGTGCTGCTGGATGTGACTCCATTATCTATTGGTCTGGAAACTCTAGGAGGTGTTATGACAAAAATCATCCCAAGAAACACCACTCTTCCAACCTCCAAGTCAGAGGTGTTCTCAACTGCTGCTGATGGACAGACTAGTGTAGAAATCAATGTTCTTCAGGGTGAAAGAGAGTTTGTGAGGGACAACAAATCTCTTGGCAGCTTCCGCCTGGATGGTATCCCACCAGCTCCGAGAGGGGTTCCTCAGATTGAAGTGAAGTTCGACATTGATGCCAATGGTATTCTCTCTGTCACTGCCATCGACAAAGGCACAGGGAAGAAGCAAGACATCACCATTACTGGTGCTAGCACCTTACCTAGTGATGAG GTTGAGAGGATGGTCAGCGAAGCTGAGAGGTTTGCAAAGGAAGACAAGGAGAAGAGAGATGCCATTGACACAAAGAACCAGGCAGATTCTGTTGTCTACCAGACTGAGAAGCAGCTTAAGGAGCTAGGGGAGAAGGTTCCAGCCCCTGTCAAAGAGAAGGTTGAGGCAAAGCTCCAAGAGCTCAAGGATGCAATTGCAGGTGGATCAACTCAAGTGATGAAAGATGCCATGACTGCCCTCAATCAAGAAGTCATGCAACTTGGCCAATCCCTTTACAACCAACCGGGTGCAGCGCCCGGAGCCGGCCCTGCCCCTGGCGGTGAAGCTGGACCCACGGATTCATCAAGCAAGGGACCTGATGGAGATGTCATTGATGCAGATTTCACAGACAGCAAATGA
- the LOC133700877 gene encoding MACPF domain-containing protein At4g24290 isoform X1, which yields MALRVPAPEAAEIAIGAIGRGYDVAIDLRLRYCKGDLKDPRLIEIDEDGGREIILPGGISIPNVSKSIKCDKGERTRFRSDVLSFQQMSEQFNQELSLTGKIPSGLFNAMFEFSSCWQKDAANTKTLSFDGVFITLYTVALEKSQMVLRDHVKKAVPSTWDPAALAKFIETFGTHIIVGVKMGGKDVIYMKQQHSSTLQPADLQKRLKEMADRRFLDTNGQYGMASEQVDQNNKLGIREQRLRFADTNPSSSYSHKEDIVRIYKRRGGRDNGILSHTEWLHSVQSEPDVISMSFIPVTSLLYGVPGSGFLSHAINLYLRYKPPIEELHQFLEFQLPRQWAPVFSELPLGPQRKQQNTASLQFSLMGPKLFVNTTPVDVGKRPVTGLRLYLEGKRSNRLAIHLQHLSSLPKIFQLKDDSNGNTNQESYERKYYEKVQWKHFSHICTAPVESDEDLSIVTGAQLQVVNSGFKNILFLRLRFSTVLGAVSVKQPEWDGSPGLARKSGLISTLISHHFTSVQKPPPRPADVNINSAVYPGGPPMPSQAPKLLKFVDITEMTRGPQETPGYWVVSGAKLAVEKGRISLRVKYSLLTQLLSDDEDVETEH from the exons ATGGCGCTTAGAGTTCCAGCTCCGGAGGCAGCTGAGATTGCAATTGGGGCAATAGGGCGTGGATATGATGTGGCAATTGATCTAAGGTTGAGGTATTGTAAAGGGGATCTAAAGGATCCACGCTTGATCGAGATTGATGAGGATGGGGGTCGAGAAATCATTTTGCCAGGTGGGATTTCAATTCCGAATGTGTCCAAATCGATAAAGTGCGACAAGGGGGAGCGAACTCGGTTTAGGTCTGATGTTCTGTCATTCCAGCAG ATGTCAGAGCAGTTCAACCAGGAATTGTCCTTGACTGGAAAAATTCCCTCAGGTCTTTTCAATGCCATGTTTGAATTCTCAAGTTGTTGGCAGAAAGATGCTGCCAACACTAAAACCCTTTCTTTTGATGGAGTGTTCATTACGCTCTATACAGTTGCTTTAGAGAAGTCTCAGATGGTACTTCGTGATCATGTTAAGAAGGCTGTCCCATCAACATGGGATCCTGCTGCATTAGCAaa GTTTATTGAGACATTTGGCACTCATATCATTGTTGGTGTCAAGATGGGTGGGAAGGACGTAATATATATGAAACAACAACATTCATCAACTCTTCAGCCAGCTGATCTACAGAAGAGATTAAAGGAGATGGCAGATAGGAGGTTTTTAGATACGAATGGACAGTATGGTATGGCTTCTGAGCAAGTGGACCAGAATAACAAG CTTGGAATTAGGGAGCAGAGGCTGAGGTTTGCCGATACCAATCCATCAAGCTCGTATTCTCACAAGGAG GATATTGTAAGAATTTACAAGAGAAGAGGTGGAAGGGATAATGGGATCTTATCCCATACCGAATGGTTGCACAGTGTTCAATCTGAGCCTGATGTTATCTCAATGTCCTTTATCCCAGTTACCTCTCTGTTATATGGTGTCCCAGGGAGTGGATTCTTGAGCCATGCCATAAATCTCTATTTACGAT ATAAGCCCCCAATTGAAGAGCTACACCAGTTTTTGGAATTTCAGCTGCCTAGGCAGTGGGCACCAGTGTTCAGTGAACTTCCCTTGGGGCCACAGCGGAAGCAACAAAATACAGCTTCATTACAGTTCAGTCTCATGGGGCCAAAGCTTTTTGTGAACACTACTCCG GTTGATGTGGGCAAGAGACCAGTGACCGGCCTTAGGCTCTATCTAGAAGGTAAAAGGAGCAATCGCTTAGCCATACACTTGCAGCACCTCTCGTCTCTTCCAAAAATCTTCCAACTTAAAGATGATTCAAATGGTAATACCAACCAAGAATCCTATGAACGCAAATACTATGAGAAAGTTCAGTGGAAGCATTTTTCTCATATCTGCACAGCCCCTGTGGAGTCTGATGAAGATCTTTCTATAGTAACTGGAGCTCAGTTACAAGTTGTGAATTCCGGGTTTAAAAATATTCTCTTTTTGCGACTTCGGTTTTCAACCGTGTTGGGAGCTGTATCTGTGAAGCAACCAGAGTGGGATGGATCGCCAGGGTTGGCACGCAAGTCCGGCCTCATATCAACCTTAATCAGCCATCACTTCACGTCAGTGCAGAAGCCTCCTCCACGGCCTGCTgatgtaaatataaattcagCTGTATACCCTGGTGGTCCTCCTATGCCATCTCAAGCCCCTAAGCTTCTCAAGTTTGTGGACATAACAGAGATGACTAGAGGACCACAAGAAACTCCTGGCTATTGGGTTGTTTCTGGGGCAAAACTAGCGGTCGAGAAGGGCCGGATTTCTCTCCGGGTTAAGTATTCCTTGTTGACTCAGTTATTATCTGATGATGAGGATGTCGAAACAGAGCACTAA
- the LOC133700877 gene encoding MACPF domain-containing protein At4g24290 isoform X2, producing the protein MALRVPAPEAAEIAIGAIGRGYDVAIDLRLRYCKGDLKDPRLIEIDEDGGREIILPGGISIPNVSKSIKCDKGERTRFRSDVLSFQQMSEQFNQELSLTGKIPSVALEKSQMVLRDHVKKAVPSTWDPAALAKFIETFGTHIIVGVKMGGKDVIYMKQQHSSTLQPADLQKRLKEMADRRFLDTNGQYGMASEQVDQNNKLGIREQRLRFADTNPSSSYSHKEDIVRIYKRRGGRDNGILSHTEWLHSVQSEPDVISMSFIPVTSLLYGVPGSGFLSHAINLYLRYKPPIEELHQFLEFQLPRQWAPVFSELPLGPQRKQQNTASLQFSLMGPKLFVNTTPVDVGKRPVTGLRLYLEGKRSNRLAIHLQHLSSLPKIFQLKDDSNGNTNQESYERKYYEKVQWKHFSHICTAPVESDEDLSIVTGAQLQVVNSGFKNILFLRLRFSTVLGAVSVKQPEWDGSPGLARKSGLISTLISHHFTSVQKPPPRPADVNINSAVYPGGPPMPSQAPKLLKFVDITEMTRGPQETPGYWVVSGAKLAVEKGRISLRVKYSLLTQLLSDDEDVETEH; encoded by the exons ATGGCGCTTAGAGTTCCAGCTCCGGAGGCAGCTGAGATTGCAATTGGGGCAATAGGGCGTGGATATGATGTGGCAATTGATCTAAGGTTGAGGTATTGTAAAGGGGATCTAAAGGATCCACGCTTGATCGAGATTGATGAGGATGGGGGTCGAGAAATCATTTTGCCAGGTGGGATTTCAATTCCGAATGTGTCCAAATCGATAAAGTGCGACAAGGGGGAGCGAACTCGGTTTAGGTCTGATGTTCTGTCATTCCAGCAG ATGTCAGAGCAGTTCAACCAGGAATTGTCCTTGACTGGAAAAATTCCCTCAG TTGCTTTAGAGAAGTCTCAGATGGTACTTCGTGATCATGTTAAGAAGGCTGTCCCATCAACATGGGATCCTGCTGCATTAGCAaa GTTTATTGAGACATTTGGCACTCATATCATTGTTGGTGTCAAGATGGGTGGGAAGGACGTAATATATATGAAACAACAACATTCATCAACTCTTCAGCCAGCTGATCTACAGAAGAGATTAAAGGAGATGGCAGATAGGAGGTTTTTAGATACGAATGGACAGTATGGTATGGCTTCTGAGCAAGTGGACCAGAATAACAAG CTTGGAATTAGGGAGCAGAGGCTGAGGTTTGCCGATACCAATCCATCAAGCTCGTATTCTCACAAGGAG GATATTGTAAGAATTTACAAGAGAAGAGGTGGAAGGGATAATGGGATCTTATCCCATACCGAATGGTTGCACAGTGTTCAATCTGAGCCTGATGTTATCTCAATGTCCTTTATCCCAGTTACCTCTCTGTTATATGGTGTCCCAGGGAGTGGATTCTTGAGCCATGCCATAAATCTCTATTTACGAT ATAAGCCCCCAATTGAAGAGCTACACCAGTTTTTGGAATTTCAGCTGCCTAGGCAGTGGGCACCAGTGTTCAGTGAACTTCCCTTGGGGCCACAGCGGAAGCAACAAAATACAGCTTCATTACAGTTCAGTCTCATGGGGCCAAAGCTTTTTGTGAACACTACTCCG GTTGATGTGGGCAAGAGACCAGTGACCGGCCTTAGGCTCTATCTAGAAGGTAAAAGGAGCAATCGCTTAGCCATACACTTGCAGCACCTCTCGTCTCTTCCAAAAATCTTCCAACTTAAAGATGATTCAAATGGTAATACCAACCAAGAATCCTATGAACGCAAATACTATGAGAAAGTTCAGTGGAAGCATTTTTCTCATATCTGCACAGCCCCTGTGGAGTCTGATGAAGATCTTTCTATAGTAACTGGAGCTCAGTTACAAGTTGTGAATTCCGGGTTTAAAAATATTCTCTTTTTGCGACTTCGGTTTTCAACCGTGTTGGGAGCTGTATCTGTGAAGCAACCAGAGTGGGATGGATCGCCAGGGTTGGCACGCAAGTCCGGCCTCATATCAACCTTAATCAGCCATCACTTCACGTCAGTGCAGAAGCCTCCTCCACGGCCTGCTgatgtaaatataaattcagCTGTATACCCTGGTGGTCCTCCTATGCCATCTCAAGCCCCTAAGCTTCTCAAGTTTGTGGACATAACAGAGATGACTAGAGGACCACAAGAAACTCCTGGCTATTGGGTTGTTTCTGGGGCAAAACTAGCGGTCGAGAAGGGCCGGATTTCTCTCCGGGTTAAGTATTCCTTGTTGACTCAGTTATTATCTGATGATGAGGATGTCGAAACAGAGCACTAA
- the LOC133700876 gene encoding pentatricopeptide repeat-containing protein At3g16610, protein MQLRTRLSLEYCTVLLESCIQSKSLFRGKLIHQHLLKCLHRTHETNLTNFDVPFEKLVDLYIACSELKIARHVFDKMPHRPKNIVLWNLLIRAYAWNGPYEEAIDLYYKMLGYGITPNRFTFPFVLKACSALKEASEGREIHCDIKRLRLESNVYVSTALVDFYAKCGCLDDAKEVFDKMHKRDVVAWNSMISGFSLHEVSYDEVARLLVQMQNDVSPNSSTIVGVLPAVAQVNSLRHGKEIHGFCVRRGFVGDVVVGTGILDVYGKCQCIDYARRIFDMMGIVKNEVTWSAMVGAYVLCDFMREALELFCQLLMLKDDGIVLSAVTLATVIRVCANLTDLSMGSCLHCYAIKSGFVLDLIVGNTLLSMYAKCGIINGAMRFFNEMDLRDAVSFTAIISGYVQNGNSEEGLRMFLKMQLSGIIPEKATVASVLPACAHLAALHYGSCSHCYAIVCGFTADTMICNALIDMYAKCGKIDTARKVFDRMHKRGIVSWNTMIIAYGIHGIGLEALLLFDNMQSDGLKPDDVTFICLISACSHSGLVAEGNYWFNAMTQDFGIIPRMEHYACMVDLLSRAGLFKEVHSFIEKMPLEPDIRVWGALLSACRVYKNVELGEGVSKKIQKLGPESTGNFVLLSNLYSAVGRWDDAAQVRITQKEQGFEKSPGCSWIEISGVVHTFVGGGYRSHPQLAQISNKLDELLVEMKRLGYQAESSYVFQDVEEEEKERVLLYHSEKLAIAFGILSLNPDKPILVTKNLRVCGDCHTAIKFISLVTKRDITVRDASRFHHFKDGICNCGDFW, encoded by the coding sequence ATGCAACTGAGAACGCGCCTAAGCCTTGAATATTGCACAGTCCTCCTGGAATCTTGCATTCAATCAAAATCTCTGTTTCGAGGCAAGCTGATCCATCAGCATCTGCTCAAATGCCTACACAGAACCCACGAAACCAATCTTACAAATTTTGATGTGCCATTCGAAAAACTCGTTGATTTATATATAGCTTGCAGTGAACTCAAAATTGCACGCCATGTGTTTGATAAAATGCCCCATAGAcccaaaaatattgttttatggAATTTATTGATAAGAGCTTATGCTTGGAATGGTCCCTATGAAGAAGCCATTGATTTGTACTATAAAATGTTGGGTTATGGTATCACACCCAACAGGTTCACCTTCCCTTTTGTTCTCAAAGCGTGTTCGGCTCTAAAAGAAGCGAGTGAAGGAAGAGAGATTCATTGTGACATCAAAAGACTTCGTCTTGAATCTAATGTCTATGTTTCCACCGCTTTGGTTGATTTTTATGCCAAATGTGGGTGTTTGGATGATGCAAAAGAAGTGTTTGATAAAATGCATAAAAGGGATGTTGTTGCGTGGAATTCGATGATTTCAGGGTTTTCTTTACATGAGGTTTCCTATGATGAGGTCGCACGACTGCTTGttcaaatgcaaaatgatgTGAGTCCTAATTCATCAACAATTGTTGGTGTCCTTCCTGCTGTCGCTCAAGTGAATTCATTGAGACATGGAAAGGAAATTCATGGGTTTTGTGTTAGGAGGGGCTTCGTTGGCGATGTGGTGGTAGGAACTGGGATTTTGGATGTTTACGGGAAATGTCAGTGCATAGATTATGCCAGGAGAATTTTTGACATGATGGGTATTGTCAAGAATGAGGTGACTTGGAGTGCTATGGTCGGTGCATatgttttatgtgattttatgaGGGAGGCATTGGAACTATTTTGTCAGTTGTTGATGCTCAAGGATGATGGAATTGTTCTGTCAGCGGTAACTCTTGCCACTGTTATTCGAGTTTGTGCAAATTTAACTGATTTAAGCATGGGAAGTTGCTTGCATTGTTACGCGATAAAGTCAGgatttgttttggatttgataGTTGGAAATACTTTACTTTCAATGTATGCCAAGTGTGGGATTATCAATGGTGCAATGaggttttttaatgaaatggaTTTAAGAGATGCAGTTTCGTTCACTGCTATCATTTCAGGCTATGTTCAAAATGGTAATTCTGAAGAGGGTTTGCGCATGTTCCTCAAGATGCAGTTGTCTGGGATAATTCCAGAAAAGGCAACCGTGGCTAGTGTTCTGCCAGCTTGTGCTCATTTGGCTGCTTTACATTATGGGTCTTGCAGCCATTGCTATGCAATCGTTTGTGGATTTACAGCTGATACCATGATTTGTAATGCTCTTATTGATATGTACGCAAAATGTGGGAAGATTGACACTGCTAGGAAAGTTTTTGATAGGATGCATAAGCGGGGTATTGTGTCATGGAATACCATGATAATTGCTTATGGTATTCATGGGATTGGATTGGAAGCACTATTGTTGTTTGACAACATGCAGTCTGATGGTTTAAAACCAGATGATGTGACTTTCATCTGTCTCATATCTGCTTGCAGCCATTCGGGACTTGTTGCAGAAGGCAACTACTGGTTTAATGCCATGACTCAAGATTTTGGAATCATCCCTAGAATGGAGCATTATGCATGCATGGTTGATCTTCTAAGCAGGGCTGGGCTTTTCAAAGAGGTGCACAGTTTCATTGAAAAGATGCCACTTGAGCCTGATATTCGTGTATGGGGTGCCCTGCTTTCTGCTTGTCGAGTCTATAAGAATGTTGAACTAGGGGAAGGAGTATCAAAGAAAATTCAGAAGCTAGGACCTGAAAGTACTGGGAACTTTGTTCTCCTATCCAATTTGTATAGTGCTGTTGGGAGATGGGACGATGCAGCACAGGTTAGGATCACACAGAAGGAACAGGGTTTTGAGAAAAGTCCTGGATGCAGCTGGATTGAGATAAGTGGGGTTGTCCATACCTTTGTTGGTGGTGGATATAGGTCCCACCCACAGCTGGCACAAATAAGCAACAAACTTGATGAACTACTGGTGGAGATGAAAAGGTTGGGTTACCAAGCAGAATCTAGCTATGTCTTCCAAGACGTCGAGGAAGAGGAGAAGGAAcgagtccttctttatcatagCGAGAAACTAGCTATTGCATTTGGAATTCTTAGTTTGAACCCCGACAAGCCCATCTTAGTAACTAAGAATTTGCGAGTTTGTGGAGATTGCCACACtgctattaaatttatttctttggtAACTAAGAGAGACATAACAGTAAGAGATGCAAGTCGATTTCATCATTTCAAGGATGGAATTTGCAATTGTGGAGATTTCTGGTAA
- the LOC133702298 gene encoding uncharacterized protein LOC133702298 — MNELGSERSKPWNIYTSSDPAPSQTGVIDREAPWKSFGTSMNAISFGFVATAILVSMFLIMAIFEHLFRPTPPFSSPQEVTNGSAESRALHKLRNPQTVPAAYASDFSVVMPGQQHPTFIAQPAPLPCPREKINWPAHEQIT, encoded by the exons ATGAACGAACTAGGTTCTGAAAGATCAAAGCCATGGAACATATACACAAGTTCAGACCCTGCACCATCTCAAACAGGAGTTATTGACAGGGAAGCTCCATGGAAAAGTTTTGGGACATCCATGAATGCgatttcttttggttttgttgCAACAGCAATCTTGGTATCAATGTTTCTGATAATGGCCATCTTTGAACATCTCTTTCGGCCCACTCCTCCTTTTTCCTCACCTCAGGAAGTCACCAATGGTTCTGCGGAATCAAGAGCACTACACAAACTCAGAAATCCACAAACA GTTCCAGCAGCTTATGCATCAGATTTTTCAGTGGTGATGCCTGGACAGCAACACCCTACATTTATTGCCCAGCCAGCACCTCTACCTTGTCCAAGAGAAAAGATAAATTGGCCTGCCCATGAGCAAATTACTTGA